In Myxococcus xanthus, the genomic window CGGCGTGAGGTCCATGGGCTTGCCGTCCACCCGCACCATCAGCCCGGGGGGCGTGGACGTCACCAGCAGCAACCCGCCGCGTGCCTCGTCCGCGGAAGGGGACTCCTGGCGAGGCTGGGCCCGGGCTGTACCGCGCGCCGGACGCGTGCGCTGGACGGAGCGGGCGGGAGCCGGCGTGGGCTCGCGTTGGGCGCGGGCCTGCTCGCCTTGCTGACGCGCCTGCTCGCGCGTTCGCAATTCGGCCGCGATGCGCAGCAGTTCCACGAGGTCGCCCTGGTCGTCCTTGCGCAGCCGCAGCGCCTCCGTGAAGTCGGAGACGGCCGCGTCGTAGTCGCGGTCCTCCAGGGCGGCCAGTCCCGCGGCGCGACGGGCCCGGGCCAGGCCGTCGTTCGGGTCCTCTCGCGGAGGTTCCTCGGGCGCGGTGGGCGGCGGGGTGGGCGGCGTGTGGGTGATGGCGCCCGGCGTGGCCTCGGGGGCGCTGTCGCGTCGGCTTCGCACCACGCGGTAGGCCACCGCGTTGGCGGCGAGCGTGCCCAGGATGATGACGGCAATCCACGTCTTCTGTTTCATCAGGGTCTCGTTGCCGCGCCGTCAGCGCCGGGCGGCAGCCGCTCAAGGGGCCAGTAACCAGAACAGCGCTGTGCCCAGGGCCGCGCAGCCCGCGGCCAGGGCGATTCCCCACGGAAATCCTTGGGCGCTCGTGTCGAGCGGCACCTCCACGGCGCCATGCGCCCGCGTTGCCGCGGAGGTGCTGCTCAGCTCTCGCTCGGGCTCGGCGCTGGGGGGGGGCGTCCGGCCCGTGGCGGAGTTGCTGCCATGGGAGGTGCTGGAGGCGGGCAGCGCGGTGGGCGGCTGGCCCGTGATGCTGGGGGGAAACAGCTCGGCGACGAGCGCCGCCATCTCATGCGTTCCAGACGCCCACTGCTGGGCGGCGCGGAAGCGCTCCAGGTCGTCGCGCAGCTCCCGGGCGCTCTGGTATCGCGCGGAGGGAGCCTTCTGCAGCAGCCGGAGGATGATGCGCTCCAGCTCCGCGGGGAAGTCGGGCGTCCCCTCGGACGGCGGCGGCACGTTCGCCTGGGACGCGGCCATGATGGTGGCCTCCAGCGTGTCGCGCTTGAACAGGCGGCGCCCGGTGGCGGCCTCGTAGAGCACGATGCCCAGCGAATACAGGTCGGAGCGGTGGTCCAGCTCCTGGCTGGTGATCTGCTCCGGGGACATGTACGGGTACTTGCCCTTCACCACCCCGGCGACGGTGCGCTCCGCGTTGACGGCGCTCTTCACGATGCCGAAGTCCGCCAGCTTGATGATGCCGTCGCGCGACACCAGCACGTTGCCCGGCGTGACGTCGCGGTGCACCAGCATGAGGGGCGTTCCATCCGGCAGCGTCTTCGCGTGCGCGTACGCGAGCGCGTCCGCCACCGCGAGCCCCACGTCCACCGCCACGCGAGTCCCTACCACCCGGCCGCTCCGGAGGGCCTGCCGCAGCAGCCGGTCCAACGAGTGGCCCTGAATCCACTCCATGGCCAGGTAGTACTGGCCGTCCACCCGCCCGAAGTCGAAGACCTGCACGATGTTCGGGTGCGTCAGCAGCGCGGCGACCTTCGCCTCGTCCGCGAACATGCGGCTGAACGACTCCAGGCTGGCGTACTCCGGCAGGACGCGCTTGATGACGCAGGACTTGGAGAACCCGTCGGGGCCGTCGATGGAGGCCAGATAGAGCTGGGCCATCCCACCGGTCGCCAGCTGCTGGACAAGCCGGTACTTACCGAAAGAGCTGTCCTCGTTGTCCAACGTCGTCCCCAGGTATTTGCTGGAAAACGAGGAAGATATTGTCAGTGCCCCTACCCCACAAGTTTCCAGCCAGGTGGCAACTCTGTTGCAACCGCGGGGCTGGAGGCGGCGTGGGCTCAGCGGCGCTTGGGCCGGGACTTCTTGGCGGCTGTCTTCTTCCGGCGGGGCTTGCGCGGCGGCTTCGTCACCTCGGCGAAGCGCGCGCCGGCGATGCCGGCATGCTCCAGGGCCTCCTTGATGCCCTCGGACACGATGAGGCTCACCGGCCAGCCCCAGGTGCGGAACACCCGGGCGCCGTTCGTCTTCGTGGGATCGACCCGGAGTCCGCGGACGTTGCGGTAGTGCCCCACGCGCTCGGGGAGTCCGTCCTCGGCGGTGTAGTGGATGACCTCCTCGCAGGCCCGGTCGTCGATGCAGCGCACCAGCCGGGTGGCGACGAGGATGAAGTGGGGCTCGTCGCGGTCCTCCACCTCCACGGGCAGCAACTGCACGTCATCGGGGGCCAGCTCCCGGAAGACAGAGGCCACCCGCGCGGAGACGACGGGGGTGAGCCCCGCGCCCGCGAGCGAGAAGTCCAGCGGCAGTCCGGGCGGCGTCACCGCCAGGCGCAGCTTGCCCACGCTCCGCACCCGGGCGCCGGAGGTGAAGAGCCAGACGGAGTCCAGCTTCCGGCGGACATCCACCGCCACCGGGTCGCTCAGCTCGGGCCGGCCGGGGATGCGGAAGTCGTCGTGGAGGTCGAAGTAGCGCGCCAGCCGGGTGGTGCGTGGCGGTGAGCGGCGCGCGGCCGGCTTCTTCGTCCGGGGCCGCCCGTCAGCGGCCACGTCTGAGAGGAGCATCTGCCGGGGGGCACCCGGCGTGGGGCCGGGGCCGCTTATCGGGGAGCGTCGCGTCAGGACGCGGAGCGCCTCGGTGAGCCGCCTGAACATTCGCCAATGTTACTTCCCTTGCCCGCGGTATGGGGGAGGAAGAAGCGGCGGACCGGGCTCCCTGCCGCCTTCCTGCCCGCCCGCGGTCCCGCGGCTACCAGGTGGTGTGCAGCGAGTAGCTCGCGGCCCGGGTGTCCAGGCTGAGGAAGGAGAACTGCCCCTCCGAGCACGTGCCGCTGTTGAGGAACAGCTTGCTGCCGTGCTCCACCCGCAGGCCCAGGTGGGTGTGGCCGGTGACGACGACGTCCGCGTGATGCGCGTTGGCCCGCGCCATGGCCCAGCGCTGGAAGGTGCACCGCGCCGGGTCCGGCAGCGCGTTGGTGATTTTCAAGTCCAGCGCCTGGAACCAGCGGAACATCGCCCGCATCCGCATCCGCCGCAGCCACGCCCCGGCCCACACCGCCGCCTCCGACAGCAGGCGCGCCTTGCGAATCATCCAGTCGTGGTGGTGTCCGTGGGTGAACAGCATCCGCACGCCGTCCGCCTCCAGAATCATCTGGTCGGGCGCCCCCAGCACGGTGCCCGCCACCAGGTCGTGGTTGCCGTGGATGTAGTGGTAGCGCGGCAGCTCGAAGCGCCGGACGATTTCCGGGTGCGCCGCGCGGGCCGCCAGCAGCTCGGCCACCTTCCGCCCTGGCGTGCGCGGGGTGAGCGTTTCGAAGATGTCCCCGAGCAGCACGATGCGCTCGAAGTTGCCTTCCAAGAAACGGAGGAACCGCAGGAAGCCGGAGTCGTCGTGCCCGAAGTGGTCGGCGGCATCACGCCGCCCGAGATGTAGGTCCGAAATCACCGCGATCCGCATGCGCTCTCCCAAAGTGCCCCGGAAAGGTAGGGACTGCGTGCGGCGGCGGAATGGTCGGTGCGCGAAAATCTCGCTGCAACCGGATGCCATTCGTGTGTCGCCACGATGCACCTTTCCTCTTGGCCCGGCATCACTGGCGCCAGATCCGGGGCTCCCGCCACCCTGCGCACGACCGGCGCATTCGTCCATGAGACCTGTGTGCTTTGTGTCGCCGCGCGGATGAACCGTGATTCGGCACCGGACATCCGCGGGTCCGCACCTCGCGCTTCCGCACATTGACTTGAATTCGTGTCCATTGGACACTAACTATGTGTCTTGAAGACACGAAGAGGGGCGGAGGGCCCATGGTCATCGGCTACATGAAGGCGGCACCGACGACGTACGTGATGCAGTTCGAGGCGGGAAAGGTGGTCCGGGAGGGGGCGGGGCTCTCGTTCTTCTACTGGAAGCCGTCGGCGACGCTGGTGTCGGTGCCGCTGTCCAGCGCGGACGTGCCCTTCGTCTTCAACGAAGTCACACGGGACTTCCAGGCGGTGACGCTGCAAGGGCAGCTCACGTGGCGCGTCACCGACCCGCGCCGGCTTGCATCGTTGCTGGACTACTCCTTGGGCCCCACGGGGCGCTACCACTCGGACGACCCGGAGAAGCTCGAGGAGCGGCTGGTGCAGGTTGCGCAGGTGCGGGCGCGCTCGGTGGTGCAGGGGCTGACGCTGCGCGAGGTGCTGGTGCGCTCGGACGCCATCGAGCAGCAGGTGCTCGCGGCCCTGGCCGTGGCGGAGCCGGTGAAGGCGCTGGGGGTGGAGGTCATGGCCTTCTCGCTGCTGTCGGTGAAGCCGGCGCCGGAGATGGCGCGGGCGCTGGAGGCCGAGGCGCGCGAGGCGCTGCAACGCAACGCGGATGAAGCCATCTACGCGCGCCGCAACGCCGCGGTGGAGCAGGAGCGGCGCATCAAGGAGAGCGAGCTGGCCACGGAGTTGGCGGTGGAGGCGCGGCAGCGGCAGATTCGCGAGGCGAAGATGGCCGCGGACATCGCCGTGGAGGAGCAGCGCGCCGAGTTGATGACGCGCTGGAGCGACAACGAGCGGCAGGCCGCGGATGCCCGCGCGTACGCGCTGGAGAAGACGCTGGCCCCCGTGCGCGGGGTGGACTGGAAGACGCTGATGGCCACGTCGGCCAGTGGCGGGGACCCGGCGCTCAACATCGCCCTGGCCTTCCGGGAGATGGCGGAGAACGCGCAGCGCATCGGCGAGCTGAACGTGTCGCCGGACCTCCTGCACTCGCTGGTGGGCGCGGCGGGCCGCGAGCGCTGAGGCCGGGGAGGGGACCATGTACGAGAAAATCGTGCTCGTCACCCGCCGCACGCGCATGGCGGGCCTGGTGGAGCGCTTCAACACCAAGAAGCAGGCGAAGTTCTACGTGGAGCACGCGGGGCAGGACTTCGATGAGTTCACCCGCGAGGACGAAACCTACCGGTGCAACGTGGACTCGCTGCGGGAGTCGCTGTCCTTCGGGCTGCCGGTGCAGCAGGTGGACCGGAGCCTGGTGCCCACCTTCCTCTTCACCGGCAAGGAGGTGGTGGTCGTCGCGGGGCAGGACGGGCTGGTGGCGAACGTGGCGAAGTACGTGGGGGAGCAGCCGCTGGTGGGCGTGAATCCGGACCCGGAGCGCTTCGACGGCGTGCTGTTGCCCCATTCGGTTTCGGGGGCGCGCGGGGCGGTGCGGCGCGTGTTGGAGGGCAAGGCGGCCTTCAAGCGCGTGACGTTGGCGGAGGCGCGGCTGGATGACGGGCAGCGGCTGCTGGCCTTCAATGACTTGTTCATCGGGGCGCGCTCCCACGTGTCCGCGCGCTACCGGCTGCGCACCGGGGACCAGGAGGAGTCCCAGTCCTCCAGCGGCGTGGTGGTGTCCACGGGTGCGGGCGCCACCGGGTGGCTGTCCTCCATCTTCAACCTGGCGCGAGGCGTGACGGCCCACGCGGGTGGGGTGCCGTGCGCGCCCGTGCGCCTGGGCTGGGAGGACCCGCAGCTGATTTTCGTGGTGCGCGAACCCTTCGCCAGCCGTCACTCGGGCGCCAGTCTGGTGATGGGCGACGTGACGGAGGAGCGCGAGCTGGTGCTGGAGTCGCGAATGGCGTCGGAGGGCGTCATCTTCAGCGACGGCGTGGAGGAGGACTTCCTCCGCTTCGGCGCGGGTGCCACCGCTCGCATCCGCCCCGCGCGGCAGCGCGCCATGTTGGTGGCGGGCTGACGGCGCGCCCCCGCGCGGAAGCGCGGTCCGCGCGAGGCTCGTGTCCTGGCCGTCAGGGCGTGACGGTGACCTCCACCACGGGGCACGGCACTTCCGCCGGGCGGAATCCGCCATTCGGAGCGGGCACCGGTTCGCCTTCCCGGGCGACGTCCATCAGCGGGCCCCGGAACGCGATGCGGTACGTTCCCGGCGCCTGCAAGTCATAGAAGCGAGCGATGTCCACCCTGCCTTCGACGGACGTGCCGGGGGAGAGGGCGACGTAGCTGTCGGCCGTGGGCGGCCCGCGCTTCGCCATGGGCCCCCGGTACTCGAGCGAGTCACCGTCACGGGACACGTCGAAGATTTTGTTGCGTACGCCCTCCAGCGGCGTGTGCCAGCCGAGCACGCGCAGGGATTGCACCGTGGGATTGCTGAGCTCGAACACCAGCTCCACGGGTTCGCCCGCGCGCACCCGCGCCGGGCCGCTCAGCGTGCACGTCAAGGTCGTTGCCATGGCCGGGGTCTCCTGAGCCGCTTCAGCGGATGGCGCGGCGTCCTGCCGCGCCGCGCACGCGCTGCCCAGCATTCCCAGGGACAGCGCCGCGATGCCCCACCGCCTACCGGAAGAGTTGAACATGGGCCCACGATAACGCGCCCGGAACGCGCGCAGCCCGGTGTTCTGCGTGACGAAGCCGTGGCCGTCCTCCGCGGCGCAATCCCTGCGCACGGAAGCGGTGTGCCGCCACATCACGACGGGTGGGCATAGGTGACGAGCAGCATCACCACGCCCACCACCTTCAGGGCTATCAGCAGGCCCATGTTGAGCACCACTTCGTCGAAAAAGTTCTCATCGGGGAACATCATGACGGCGCTCCTTCCGCCTCGCGTGTATCGCGAGACAGAAAGACATTGAGCAAGGCCTGGGCCAACGCGCGTCCTCGCACGGCGGAGACGTGCTTCCCGCGTCCATCCCTCTGGGAGCGCCGGCGCTTTCGCCCAAGTGAAATCACGTGGTGACGCACGCGGTCAGCCGCGTCCGTCCGCGCGTGGGATTCACGCGTGCGGTGCTGGCACCCGTACGAAGCGTATCGGAGCGCCGTGCGGGCCCCCTAGGATGCGGGCCATGCGAACGCTCATCTCCTCCCTTGTCTGCTTGCTGATGGCGGCGTGTGCCCATGCGCCGGCCTCCGCTCCCGAATCCGCGCCGCCCGCCGAGGCCCCCGCGGCCACGCCGCCCGCTGAAGCCCCCGCGACACCCACGCCCGCCGCGGGGCTGCCCCACATGGAGCCGCCCGCCGCGCCGATGCCCGGCTGGATGCAGGTACGCAAGGCGGACGCGTTGTCGCGAGAAGAGAAGTTCGCGGAAGCGCTGGCGCTCTATGAAGAGGCCCTGGACGCGGGGAATCGGGACCCGAACGCCGCGTACTCCGCGGCGTGTTCGGCGGCCCGGCTCGGACGGAAGGACGTCGCGCTGCGCAGGTTGTCCCAATCCGTGGAGTTGGGCTTCCGGGACGTGGGGTGGTTGATGCAGGACTCGGACCTGGAGCCGCTGCGCGAGGAGCCGGTGTACCTCGCGCAGGTGGAGCGCATCACCACGCTCCCGGACCCCCATCCCACCTCGAGTTCAGAGCTGAAGACGCTCTTCGTGGAGGACCAGAGTGACCGTCAGAGGCCGCTCGATGGGGTGGACGCGTGGAAGCGGGTCGCCGAGCGGGATGCGCAGCGGCGCGAGCGCGTGAAGGCCCTGCTGGCCGAAGGCGCGTTGAAGGAAGGCGCGGACTTCCTGTCCGCGGGGTTCATCTTCCAGCACGGCAACACGCCGGAGGACTACGCCATGGCAAGGCAGATGGGCGCGGAGGCCGCGAAGCGGGG contains:
- a CDS encoding PEGA domain-containing protein, with amino-acid sequence MKQKTWIAVIILGTLAANAVAYRVVRSRRDSAPEATPGAITHTPPTPPPTAPEEPPREDPNDGLARARRAAGLAALEDRDYDAAVSDFTEALRLRKDDQGDLVELLRIAAELRTREQARQQGEQARAQREPTPAPARSVQRTRPARGTARAQPRQESPSADEARGGLLLVTSTPPGLMVRVDGKPMDLTPARLPLRAGTYRVALAQGERTLAEETVALGEDDVRSLNRDLTAELAPAPRPAATAPASVEAPPPAAAPAATSPAATATRAESPPTAEPSVAPAAPTATGKGRLDVTSPGLYGEVWINNRPYGFPPLVAQGLPAGPARLEVRVNGVVKRKLTVDVVADQSTAVRIR
- a CDS encoding serine/threonine-protein kinase, translating into MAQLYLASIDGPDGFSKSCVIKRVLPEYASLESFSRMFADEAKVAALLTHPNIVQVFDFGRVDGQYYLAMEWIQGHSLDRLLRQALRSGRVVGTRVAVDVGLAVADALAYAHAKTLPDGTPLMLVHRDVTPGNVLVSRDGIIKLADFGIVKSAVNAERTVAGVVKGKYPYMSPEQITSQELDHRSDLYSLGIVLYEAATGRRLFKRDTLEATIMAASQANVPPPSEGTPDFPAELERIILRLLQKAPSARYQSARELRDDLERFRAAQQWASGTHEMAALVAELFPPSITGQPPTALPASSTSHGSNSATGRTPPPSAEPERELSSTSAATRAHGAVEVPLDTSAQGFPWGIALAAGCAALGTALFWLLAP
- a CDS encoding imm11 family protein yields the protein MLLSDVAADGRPRTKKPAARRSPPRTTRLARYFDLHDDFRIPGRPELSDPVAVDVRRKLDSVWLFTSGARVRSVGKLRLAVTPPGLPLDFSLAGAGLTPVVSARVASVFRELAPDDVQLLPVEVEDRDEPHFILVATRLVRCIDDRACEEVIHYTAEDGLPERVGHYRNVRGLRVDPTKTNGARVFRTWGWPVSLIVSEGIKEALEHAGIAGARFAEVTKPPRKPRRKKTAAKKSRPKRR
- a CDS encoding UDP-2,3-diacylglucosamine diphosphatase produces the protein MRIAVISDLHLGRRDAADHFGHDDSGFLRFLRFLEGNFERIVLLGDIFETLTPRTPGRKVAELLAARAAHPEIVRRFELPRYHYIHGNHDLVAGTVLGAPDQMILEADGVRMLFTHGHHHDWMIRKARLLSEAAVWAGAWLRRMRMRAMFRWFQALDLKITNALPDPARCTFQRWAMARANAHHADVVVTGHTHLGLRVEHGSKLFLNSGTCSEGQFSFLSLDTRAASYSLHTTW
- a CDS encoding SPFH domain-containing protein, producing MVIGYMKAAPTTYVMQFEAGKVVREGAGLSFFYWKPSATLVSVPLSSADVPFVFNEVTRDFQAVTLQGQLTWRVTDPRRLASLLDYSLGPTGRYHSDDPEKLEERLVQVAQVRARSVVQGLTLREVLVRSDAIEQQVLAALAVAEPVKALGVEVMAFSLLSVKPAPEMARALEAEAREALQRNADEAIYARRNAAVEQERRIKESELATELAVEARQRQIREAKMAADIAVEEQRAELMTRWSDNERQAADARAYALEKTLAPVRGVDWKTLMATSASGGDPALNIALAFREMAENAQRIGELNVSPDLLHSLVGAAGRER
- a CDS encoding protease: MATTLTCTLSGPARVRAGEPVELVFELSNPTVQSLRVLGWHTPLEGVRNKIFDVSRDGDSLEYRGPMAKRGPPTADSYVALSPGTSVEGRVDIARFYDLQAPGTYRIAFRGPLMDVAREGEPVPAPNGGFRPAEVPCPVVEVTVTP
- a CDS encoding TPR end-of-group domain-containing protein, coding for MRTLISSLVCLLMAACAHAPASAPESAPPAEAPAATPPAEAPATPTPAAGLPHMEPPAAPMPGWMQVRKADALSREEKFAEALALYEEALDAGNRDPNAAYSAACSAARLGRKDVALRRLSQSVELGFRDVGWLMQDSDLEPLREEPVYLAQVERITTLPDPHPTSSSELKTLFVEDQSDRQRPLDGVDAWKRVAERDAQRRERVKALLAEGALKEGADFLSAGFIFQHGNTPEDYAMARQMGAEAAKRGHPRGLWLAAAAWDRWLMNANLPQRFGTQYRFNPESKEMTLHPVDPNVTDEERARWGFPPLAEIPTVLQR